In the genome of Trueperaceae bacterium, one region contains:
- a CDS encoding DUF448 domain-containing protein produces MSAPAGTRHVPMRRCVVCRASRPRAELLRLVRIDEGYRLDPARRLGGRGTWVCAGCATEPNDKRLRQAFAGQAQEVRALLHAAVSALPQAAASALPEPASAHASPAAQGAAGNPASEA; encoded by the coding sequence ATGTCGGCACCGGCCGGTACCCGCCACGTCCCCATGCGCCGCTGCGTCGTGTGCCGCGCGTCGCGGCCCCGCGCGGAGCTTCTGCGCCTGGTGCGGATCGACGAGGGCTACCGCCTCGACCCCGCCCGCAGGCTGGGAGGCCGCGGCACCTGGGTCTGCGCCGGGTGCGCCACCGAACCCAACGACAAGCGCCTGCGCCAGGCCTTCGCCGGCCAGGCGCAGGAGGTGAGGGCGCTGCTGCACGCCGCGGTCTCCGCCCTACCGCAAGCCGCAGCGTCCGCGCTGCCGGAGCCGGCGTCGGCTCACGCTTCCCCAGCCGCCCAGGGCGCCGCGGGGAACCCCGCCTCGGAGGCTTGA
- a CDS encoding translation initiation factor IF-2 — MSDKVRIYQLARDLGVENKDLLAVLDEIGVEYKSHSSTLDAETAETVRQLVAAAPAGTPAGAAAAAPAPATPGDKMSAEEKAARLAKGGKPAAAPEAAPAAALPRRAPVVTVMGHVDHGKTSLLDAIRKARVAEREAGGITQHIGAYQAQTPSGVVTFLDTPGHEAFTTIRQRGANATDIAVIVVAADDSVMPQTREAIAHAKAAGVPIVVAINKIDLPQANAEKVKQDLMQAGLIPEEYGGDTITVELSARSGQGIDDLLEMLSLVAEVEDLRARADGPAKGVIIEAVLDKRAGVLVTVLVQEGELRVADYVVSGEQWAKVRRLTDYTGATIDAATPAMPVQLLGFSEQPHAGDTVEAVASEVAAKAITAERRAARQEAEREAIGKKGITLADLFGKTTKKTINILLRADTQGTLEALKGVLAKESAATDEVDIEVMLAEVGAPTESDLLLASTANASVLSFGVNAPGSVLKSAERLGIPIKNYKIIYELVEDVARMVRGQIEPEFEERILGHAEVRQVIRVPRSGNIAGSYVTDGVVRRGAKARITRAGKEVYKGSISGLRRFKDDVREVTTGYECGISLQNYENVQEGDIIEAYDMVEVPVA; from the coding sequence ATGTCAGACAAAGTCCGCATCTACCAACTAGCGCGCGATCTCGGCGTTGAGAACAAGGACCTCCTCGCCGTGCTGGACGAGATCGGGGTCGAGTACAAGTCGCACTCCAGCACCCTCGACGCCGAGACCGCCGAGACGGTGCGCCAGCTCGTGGCCGCCGCCCCGGCCGGAACCCCCGCCGGCGCCGCCGCGGCCGCGCCTGCCCCCGCCACGCCGGGCGACAAGATGAGCGCCGAGGAGAAGGCCGCCAGGCTCGCCAAGGGCGGCAAGCCCGCGGCGGCCCCCGAGGCGGCGCCCGCGGCGGCGCTGCCACGGCGCGCGCCCGTCGTCACCGTCATGGGCCACGTCGACCACGGCAAGACCTCGCTGCTCGACGCCATCCGCAAGGCGCGCGTCGCGGAGCGCGAGGCGGGCGGCATCACGCAGCACATCGGCGCCTACCAGGCGCAGACCCCCAGCGGCGTCGTCACCTTCCTCGACACGCCGGGCCACGAGGCGTTCACCACCATCCGTCAACGCGGCGCCAACGCCACCGACATCGCCGTCATCGTCGTGGCCGCCGACGACTCCGTCATGCCGCAGACGCGCGAGGCCATCGCGCACGCCAAGGCGGCCGGCGTGCCCATCGTGGTGGCCATCAACAAGATCGACCTGCCGCAGGCCAACGCCGAGAAGGTCAAGCAGGACCTCATGCAGGCCGGCCTCATCCCCGAGGAGTACGGCGGCGACACCATCACCGTCGAGCTGAGCGCCCGCTCCGGCCAGGGCATCGACGACCTGCTCGAGATGCTCTCACTGGTGGCCGAGGTCGAGGACCTGCGCGCCCGCGCCGACGGCCCCGCCAAGGGCGTGATCATCGAGGCCGTCCTCGACAAGCGCGCCGGCGTGCTCGTGACGGTGCTGGTGCAGGAGGGCGAGCTCAGGGTCGCCGACTACGTCGTGTCGGGCGAGCAGTGGGCCAAGGTGCGCCGCCTGACCGACTACACGGGCGCCACCATCGACGCCGCGACCCCCGCCATGCCCGTCCAGCTCCTCGGCTTCTCCGAGCAGCCGCACGCCGGCGACACGGTCGAGGCCGTGGCGAGCGAGGTGGCCGCCAAGGCCATCACGGCGGAGCGGCGCGCCGCGCGCCAGGAGGCGGAGCGCGAGGCGATCGGCAAGAAGGGCATCACCCTCGCCGACCTGTTCGGCAAGACCACCAAGAAGACCATCAACATCCTCCTGCGCGCCGACACCCAGGGCACCCTCGAGGCGCTCAAGGGCGTGCTCGCCAAGGAGTCGGCGGCCACCGACGAGGTCGACATCGAGGTCATGCTCGCCGAGGTGGGCGCCCCCACCGAGTCCGACCTGCTCCTCGCCAGCACGGCCAACGCCTCCGTGCTCTCCTTCGGCGTGAACGCCCCCGGCAGCGTCCTCAAGTCGGCGGAGCGGCTCGGCATCCCGATCAAGAACTACAAGATCATCTACGAGCTCGTCGAGGACGTGGCGCGCATGGTCCGCGGCCAGATCGAGCCGGAGTTCGAGGAGCGCATCCTCGGTCACGCCGAGGTGCGGCAGGTCATCCGCGTCCCGCGCAGCGGCAACATCGCCGGCTCCTACGTCACCGACGGCGTCGTCCGCCGCGGCGCCAAGGCCCGCATCACCCGCGCGGGCAAGGAGGTCTACAAGGGCTCCATCTCCGGCCTTCGGCGCTTCAAGGACGACGTGCGCGAGGTCACGACCGGCTACGAGTGCGGCATCAGCCTCCAGAACTACGAGAACGTCCAGGAAGGCGACATCATCGAGGCGTACGACATGGTGGAGGTGCCCGTAGCCTGA
- the nusA gene encoding transcription termination/antitermination protein NusA, with translation MNKEFVDALNLLAAERNLDKEQLLSSLEDALSQAFERNVMPGHQIEVDLDPESGEMDIMVIRRVVEAVEDPNKEISLADALDLDDEVELGMEMEFPVDPEKFTRIAVQTTKQVITQKIREAEREYVYEEYKDRAGDIMTGVVARTDNKRNVFVDLGRGEAIMPAKEQIQGERYMVGMRLKVYVQNVELSPRGPSIHVSRAAPELLEYLMRQEIPEVADGTVELKAVAREAGQRSKVAVSSNNPNVDPIGACIGHRGSRIQAVTAELQRERVDIIQWDPNVREFIRNALSPAKVGNIELDTEAKAAKVTVGSDQLSLAIGKSGQNVRLAAKLTGYKIDLQGSESVSDFDAAFQAAASRAADTTQPERTHSAFDALFTQAPAAADEAPAQDAPTDAPSDAAPTEEGKE, from the coding sequence ATGAACAAGGAGTTCGTCGACGCGCTCAACCTGTTGGCCGCCGAACGCAACCTCGACAAGGAGCAGTTGCTCAGCAGCCTCGAGGACGCGCTCAGCCAGGCGTTCGAACGCAACGTGATGCCCGGGCATCAGATCGAGGTGGACCTCGACCCCGAGTCGGGCGAGATGGACATCATGGTCATCCGCCGCGTGGTGGAGGCGGTGGAGGACCCCAACAAGGAGATCTCGCTGGCCGACGCCCTCGACCTCGACGACGAGGTGGAGCTCGGCATGGAGATGGAGTTCCCCGTCGACCCGGAGAAGTTCACGCGCATCGCGGTGCAGACCACCAAGCAGGTCATAACGCAGAAGATCCGCGAGGCGGAGCGCGAGTACGTGTACGAGGAGTACAAGGACCGCGCCGGCGACATCATGACGGGCGTTGTCGCCCGCACCGACAACAAGCGCAACGTCTTCGTCGACCTTGGCCGCGGCGAGGCCATCATGCCCGCCAAGGAGCAGATCCAGGGCGAGCGCTACATGGTCGGCATGCGCCTCAAGGTCTACGTGCAGAACGTGGAGCTCAGCCCGCGCGGGCCGTCGATCCACGTGTCGCGCGCCGCGCCCGAGCTCCTCGAGTACCTCATGCGCCAGGAGATCCCCGAGGTGGCCGACGGCACGGTGGAGCTCAAGGCCGTCGCCCGCGAGGCCGGCCAACGCTCCAAGGTGGCGGTGAGCTCGAACAACCCCAACGTCGACCCGATCGGCGCCTGCATCGGTCACCGCGGCAGCCGCATCCAGGCCGTGACGGCCGAGCTGCAGCGCGAGCGCGTCGACATCATCCAGTGGGACCCGAACGTCCGCGAGTTCATCCGCAACGCTCTCTCGCCCGCCAAGGTCGGCAACATCGAGCTCGACACGGAGGCCAAGGCCGCCAAGGTGACGGTCGGTTCAGACCAGCTGTCGCTCGCCATAGGCAAGTCGGGCCAGAACGTGCGCCTGGCGGCCAAGCTGACCGGCTACAAGATCGACCTGCAGGGCTCCGAGTCGGTGTCCGACTTCGACGCGGCCTTCCAGGCCGCCGCCTCCCGCGCCGCCGACACGACTCAACCCGAGCGCACCCACTCGGCGTTCGACGCCCTCTTCACGCAGGCGCCGGCGGCCGCCGACGAGGCGCCCGCGCAGGACGCACCGACCGACGCACCGTCCGACGCCGCGCCCACCGAGGAAGGCAAGGAGTAG
- the rimP gene encoding ribosome maturation factor RimP: MELSQAASEVLTPLGYEVLEVTVSTSGRSRRVLLRIDRLDEGIVGIEDVARASEVFGLELDRLDPFETGYRLDVESPGAERPLFTPRHFERFAGLLAKFRVAGETFKGRIAGVQGDDVTIAVDGTERVVNVARIEVARLAEWPDTPR; this comes from the coding sequence ATGGAGTTGTCGCAGGCAGCCTCCGAGGTGCTAACGCCCCTCGGCTACGAGGTGCTCGAGGTCACGGTCAGCACCTCAGGGCGCTCGCGACGGGTCCTGCTCCGCATCGACCGCCTCGACGAGGGGATCGTGGGCATCGAGGACGTGGCCAGGGCCTCCGAGGTCTTCGGCCTGGAACTCGACCGCCTCGACCCGTTCGAGACCGGTTACCGCCTCGACGTGGAGTCGCCCGGTGCCGAGCGGCCCCTGTTCACGCCGCGGCACTTCGAGCGCTTCGCCGGCCTCCTCGCCAAGTTCCGCGTGGCGGGCGAGACCTTCAAGGGGCGCATAGCGGGGGTGCAAGGTGACGACGTCACCATCGCCGTGGACGGCACGGAGCGCGTGGTGAACGTCGCTCGCATCGAGGTGGCGCGGCTGGCCGAGTGGCCCGACACGCCGCGCTGA
- a CDS encoding phenylalanine--tRNA ligase subunit beta, with product MKVPYSWLQEFFAEPLPGPARVVELLDGLGLAVEGVTTAPAAPAGVVVVDVTGVERVEGATAPLAKTLVTDGRREHQVVCGDPNVRVGMRTALALPGAHLPAVNLTVALRPVLGVESHGMLASARELGLFDHGGGVLALGHDAPLGAELAALWPEETVIELELTPNRADAFSLLGVARDLAAKLGVAYRHPAAGLERGDRALDDGLAVAVADPAAAPRFTLRRVDGVRVAPSPVWLQRRLAQLGLRPRNNLVDATNYVTFELGQPTHAYDLAALRDGRVGVRRANPGESIRVLNDDLVRLDPADLLITTGAGDGVPVGLAGVMGGAYGGVEAGTVAVALEAACFEPVTVRRAGQRHKLVTDARTRFERGVDPNLCELASARLTALVVELAGGTAHPGLSAVGADVAARQVEYRPSRVHYLMDFEVPAADQRAYLERLGCRVEEREVDAWVVTPPSWRYDLAIEEDLVEEVARLHGFENIGLTDPDMRFVPRAGDPTHRRLRDRLAALGLQEVMTYVFTGPAELARAAAPAATVELSSPQGVEKSVLRTALYPGLLAAAAANRQAESLALFEVGHVFGEVEEERVALLLRGDRAVGHWRPGLAGDFFTLKGILEGLAGLDGATVTTTPAPAPHLHPGVSALVTWDGAAVGHAGRLHPEVAAAFELGDVYVAELRLPLAGGRVAFRDIVRQPFAERDLAVVAPLEVTYAELATLLADAAGDKLASLAPFDEYRGANLPSGARSVAVRFRFQDARRALTDEAVDALMENVIRAVRSAGYDIRA from the coding sequence ATGAAGGTCCCGTACTCGTGGCTGCAGGAGTTCTTCGCCGAGCCCCTGCCGGGACCCGCCCGCGTGGTCGAGCTTCTCGACGGCCTGGGGCTGGCGGTCGAGGGCGTCACCACGGCCCCGGCTGCGCCCGCAGGCGTGGTCGTGGTCGACGTGACGGGCGTCGAGAGGGTCGAGGGCGCCACCGCGCCGCTCGCCAAGACGCTCGTCACCGACGGGCGCCGTGAGCACCAGGTGGTGTGCGGCGACCCCAACGTGCGCGTCGGCATGCGCACGGCGCTCGCCCTGCCCGGCGCGCACCTGCCCGCCGTGAACCTCACCGTGGCGCTCAGACCGGTACTCGGGGTGGAGAGCCACGGCATGCTCGCCAGCGCCAGGGAACTCGGCCTGTTCGACCACGGCGGCGGCGTGCTCGCTCTCGGCCACGACGCCCCCCTCGGCGCCGAGCTGGCCGCGCTCTGGCCGGAGGAGACCGTCATCGAGCTCGAGCTCACGCCCAACCGCGCCGACGCCTTCAGCCTGCTCGGCGTGGCGCGCGACCTGGCCGCCAAGCTGGGGGTCGCCTACCGTCACCCGGCGGCGGGGCTCGAGCGCGGCGACCGCGCCCTCGACGACGGCCTCGCCGTCGCGGTCGCCGATCCGGCGGCGGCGCCGCGCTTCACGCTCCGGCGCGTCGACGGCGTGCGGGTGGCGCCGAGCCCCGTGTGGCTGCAGCGCCGCCTCGCGCAGCTGGGGCTGAGGCCCCGCAACAACCTGGTGGACGCCACCAACTACGTGACGTTCGAGCTGGGGCAACCGACCCACGCCTACGACCTGGCGGCGCTGCGCGACGGCCGCGTCGGCGTGCGCCGGGCCAACCCGGGGGAGAGCATCAGGGTCCTCAACGACGACCTGGTGCGGCTCGACCCCGCCGACCTGCTCATAACGACCGGCGCGGGCGACGGCGTGCCCGTCGGCCTGGCCGGCGTGATGGGCGGCGCCTACGGCGGCGTGGAGGCGGGTACCGTGGCCGTGGCCCTCGAGGCCGCCTGCTTCGAGCCCGTCACCGTGAGGCGTGCCGGGCAGCGCCACAAGCTCGTCACCGACGCGCGCACCCGCTTCGAGCGCGGGGTGGACCCCAACCTGTGCGAGCTGGCGTCGGCGCGCCTCACGGCCCTGGTCGTCGAGCTGGCGGGCGGCACCGCCCATCCCGGCCTCAGCGCCGTGGGCGCTGACGTGGCCGCTCGGCAGGTCGAGTACCGGCCGTCGAGGGTCCACTACCTCATGGACTTCGAGGTGCCCGCCGCCGACCAGCGCGCCTACCTGGAGCGCCTCGGCTGCCGCGTCGAGGAGCGCGAGGTCGACGCCTGGGTCGTCACGCCGCCGAGTTGGCGCTACGACCTCGCCATAGAGGAGGACCTCGTCGAGGAGGTCGCGCGCCTCCACGGCTTCGAGAACATCGGGCTCACCGACCCCGACATGCGCTTCGTGCCGCGCGCCGGCGACCCGACGCACCGCCGCTTGAGGGACCGCTTGGCGGCGCTCGGGCTGCAGGAGGTGATGACGTACGTCTTCACCGGCCCCGCCGAGCTGGCGCGGGCCGCGGCGCCCGCCGCCACGGTCGAGCTGAGCTCGCCGCAGGGCGTCGAGAAGAGCGTGCTGCGCACCGCCCTCTACCCGGGGCTGCTGGCGGCGGCCGCCGCCAACCGGCAGGCGGAGTCCCTGGCGCTCTTCGAGGTCGGGCACGTGTTCGGGGAGGTCGAGGAGGAGCGTGTGGCGCTCCTCCTGCGCGGCGACCGCGCCGTGGGCCACTGGCGGCCCGGCCTGGCCGGGGACTTCTTCACCCTCAAGGGGATCCTGGAGGGGCTCGCCGGGCTCGACGGCGCCACGGTGACCACCACGCCGGCGCCGGCGCCGCACCTGCACCCCGGCGTCAGCGCCCTGGTGACGTGGGACGGCGCGGCCGTCGGTCACGCCGGGCGCTTGCACCCGGAGGTGGCGGCGGCCTTCGAGCTCGGCGACGTCTACGTCGCGGAGCTGCGCCTGCCGCTCGCGGGCGGCAGGGTCGCGTTCCGGGACATCGTCAGGCAGCCGTTCGCCGAGCGCGACCTCGCCGTCGTCGCGCCGCTCGAGGTCACCTACGCCGAGCTGGCGACGCTCCTGGCCGACGCGGCCGGCGACAAGCTCGCGAGCCTGGCGCCGTTCGACGAGTACCGCGGCGCCAACCTGCCGAGCGGCGCCCGGTCCGTGGCGGTCAGGTTCAGGTTCCAGGACGCCAGGCGCGCCCTGACCGACGAGGCCGTCGACGCCCTTATGGAGAATGTCATCCGGGCCGTCAGGAGCGCGGGCTACGATATCCGGGCATGA
- the pheS gene encoding phenylalanine--tRNA ligase subunit alpha — MVEDGAARREEEGAEALPEVRGWLESVAAAGGLAALQELRVRVLGKKGEITQRLKALGAMGPDERRAAGERWNRVKARLSEAIEARKAALEREELVRQLAGERVDVTLPGTRPPQGGLHILTLVTNRLLEVFTSLGYEVVTGPELETDHYNFAALNFPPDHPARDSQDTFWTTDGRLLRTHTSPMQVRYMEENRPPFKVVVPGRVFRNEAQDATHEAQFHQLEALVVGERITMADLRGAIQEMAQALIGPGTRTRLQPSYFPFVEPGAEFAIWWTHPRTGREEWLELGGCGMVHPKVFEAVGYEGVTGFAFGFGIERLALVRYGIPDIRYLFQGDMRILEQFRGAL, encoded by the coding sequence ATGGTCGAGGACGGCGCCGCGAGGCGCGAAGAAGAAGGGGCCGAGGCCCTCCCCGAGGTACGCGGGTGGTTGGAGAGCGTCGCCGCCGCCGGCGGGCTCGCCGCGCTGCAGGAACTGCGCGTGCGCGTCCTCGGCAAGAAGGGCGAGATCACTCAGCGCCTCAAGGCGCTCGGGGCGATGGGCCCGGACGAGCGCCGGGCCGCGGGCGAGCGTTGGAACCGCGTCAAGGCGCGACTCAGCGAGGCCATCGAGGCGCGCAAGGCCGCGCTCGAGCGGGAGGAGCTTGTTAGGCAGCTGGCGGGCGAGCGCGTCGACGTGACCCTCCCCGGCACGCGGCCGCCGCAGGGCGGCCTGCACATACTCACCCTCGTCACGAACCGGTTGCTCGAGGTCTTCACCAGCCTCGGCTACGAGGTCGTCACCGGCCCCGAGCTCGAGACCGATCACTACAACTTCGCGGCCCTCAACTTCCCGCCCGACCATCCGGCGCGCGACTCGCAGGACACGTTCTGGACGACCGACGGTCGGCTGCTGCGCACCCACACGAGCCCCATGCAGGTCCGGTACATGGAGGAGAACCGGCCGCCCTTCAAGGTGGTCGTGCCCGGCAGGGTCTTCCGCAACGAGGCGCAAGACGCCACGCACGAGGCGCAGTTCCACCAGCTGGAGGCGCTTGTGGTGGGCGAGCGCATCACCATGGCCGACCTGCGCGGCGCCATCCAGGAGATGGCGCAGGCCCTCATCGGCCCCGGCACGCGCACGCGGCTGCAGCCGTCGTACTTCCCGTTCGTCGAGCCGGGCGCCGAGTTCGCCATCTGGTGGACCCACCCCCGCACCGGCCGCGAGGAGTGGCTCGAGCTGGGCGGCTGCGGCATGGTGCACCCCAAGGTGTTCGAGGCGGTCGGGTACGAGGGCGTCACCGGCTTCGCGTTCGGCTTCGGCATCGAGCGCCTGGCGCTCGTGCGTTACGGCATCCCCGACATCCGCTACCTCTTCCAGGGCGACATGCGCATCCTCGAGCAGTTCAGGGGGGCGCTATGA
- the secD gene encoding protein translocase subunit SecD, protein MNNRILTGLFLLALIVTSVLFLWRPWNPSEPSLKLGLDLQGGLRVTLVSDTPNPASEDLATARNIVENRVNQFGVSEALVATAGNDKVVVELPGLTSEDQQRALDLIGQQAVLEFRIVKSEFNSLPTEALTLDDLEPVAFTGEIVSTASAQFQQSPGVPSGPVVVFEIRASDAQAFGSFTGGNVGRRMAIVLDGRIITAPTLQSRISDSGQITGIGTLEEASDIAVVLRTGSLPISLKVDEVRAIGPTLGRDSINKGTTAAVVGGALVIVAVLLYYGPVFGGVLAFGVILAMLFIFGVLAGLGAALTLPGLAGLVLTIGAAVDGNVISFERIREELREGRGIKAAMKRGFQHSLSAIIDANVTTLLAALALYQYTTGPVRGFAITLAVGIVASVFVNIVVVPYVLGLLLDKGRRTFLWNGWQVRGLRFVERARPLVFTTGLLAVAALVFVGVQGFNLSTDFTGGSNAVLEVPNAVTTTEIRRAIDGLGIDGVTGEGATIVESREAAAEGSRQVSVRVGLGDTTQSATEEFATRLAAATDGTALSSDFVGPSVGADLRRGAILAVAVSLLLVLLYLAWRFWPNWVVALAVVLASAHDVAITLGVQALFNIEFSIPVLAALLFVIGYSLNDSIIIADRIRENVRTIRDRPYRELVNLAVNQTLTRTVATSGTTLLPVLALLIFGGSVLRGFSLTLLVGIGIGTFSSIFILSPLVVWVREWQQRNAASSRGGGRRTAKA, encoded by the coding sequence ATGAACAACCGCATACTCACCGGCCTATTCCTCCTGGCGCTCATCGTCACGTCCGTCCTCTTCCTCTGGAGACCGTGGAACCCCAGCGAGCCGTCGCTCAAGCTCGGCCTCGACCTGCAGGGCGGCCTGCGCGTCACCCTCGTGTCGGACACGCCCAACCCGGCGTCCGAGGACCTCGCCACGGCGCGCAACATCGTCGAGAACCGCGTCAACCAGTTCGGCGTGTCGGAGGCCCTCGTCGCCACCGCCGGCAACGACAAGGTCGTGGTGGAGCTGCCCGGCCTCACCTCGGAGGACCAGCAGCGCGCCCTCGACCTCATCGGCCAGCAGGCGGTGCTCGAGTTCCGCATCGTCAAGTCGGAGTTCAACTCCCTGCCGACCGAGGCGCTGACGCTCGACGACCTCGAGCCCGTGGCGTTCACGGGCGAGATCGTGTCGACGGCGAGCGCCCAGTTCCAGCAGTCGCCCGGCGTGCCGTCCGGGCCCGTCGTCGTGTTCGAGATCCGCGCCAGCGACGCGCAGGCGTTCGGCAGCTTCACGGGCGGCAACGTCGGTCGCCGCATGGCCATCGTCCTCGACGGCCGCATCATCACGGCGCCCACGCTGCAGTCGCGCATCTCAGATAGCGGGCAGATCACGGGCATCGGCACCCTCGAGGAGGCGTCCGACATTGCCGTCGTGCTCCGCACGGGCAGCCTGCCCATCAGCCTCAAGGTCGACGAGGTCCGCGCCATCGGACCCACCCTCGGGCGCGATTCGATCAACAAGGGCACGACGGCCGCCGTGGTCGGCGGGGCGCTCGTCATCGTGGCCGTGCTCCTCTACTACGGCCCCGTCTTCGGCGGCGTGCTCGCCTTCGGCGTCATCCTCGCCATGCTCTTCATCTTCGGCGTGCTGGCCGGCCTCGGCGCGGCCCTCACCCTGCCCGGCCTCGCCGGCCTGGTGCTCACGATCGGCGCGGCCGTCGACGGCAACGTCATCTCCTTCGAGCGCATCCGCGAGGAGCTGCGCGAGGGGCGCGGCATCAAGGCCGCCATGAAGCGCGGCTTCCAGCACTCGCTGTCGGCCATCATCGACGCCAACGTCACCACCCTCCTGGCGGCGCTCGCCCTCTACCAGTACACGACCGGCCCGGTGCGCGGCTTCGCCATCACCCTGGCCGTCGGCATCGTGGCGAGCGTGTTCGTGAACATCGTGGTGGTGCCGTACGTCCTGGGGCTGCTCCTCGACAAGGGGCGCCGCACGTTCCTGTGGAACGGCTGGCAGGTGCGCGGCCTGCGCTTCGTGGAGCGCGCCCGCCCGCTCGTCTTCACGACCGGCCTCCTGGCCGTGGCGGCGCTCGTCTTCGTGGGCGTCCAGGGCTTCAACCTGTCTACCGACTTCACGGGCGGCAGCAACGCCGTCCTCGAGGTGCCCAACGCCGTGACGACCACCGAGATCCGCCGCGCCATCGACGGGCTCGGCATCGACGGGGTCACGGGCGAGGGCGCCACCATCGTGGAGTCGCGCGAGGCCGCCGCCGAAGGCAGCCGGCAGGTCTCCGTTCGCGTCGGACTCGGCGACACGACCCAGTCGGCCACCGAGGAGTTCGCCACCCGCCTCGCCGCCGCCACCGACGGCACGGCGCTGTCGTCCGACTTCGTTGGTCCGTCGGTGGGGGCCGACCTGCGTCGCGGCGCCATCCTGGCCGTCGCCGTGTCGCTGCTCCTCGTGCTCCTCTACCTGGCGTGGCGCTTCTGGCCCAACTGGGTCGTGGCGTTGGCCGTGGTGCTGGCCAGCGCGCACGACGTCGCCATCACGCTGGGGGTCCAGGCGCTCTTCAACATCGAGTTCTCCATCCCCGTGCTGGCGGCGCTCCTGTTCGTCATCGGCTACTCCCTCAACGACTCGATCATCATCGCCGACCGCATCCGCGAGAACGTGCGCACCATCCGCGACCGGCCCTACCGCGAGCTGGTGAACCTCGCCGTGAACCAGACGCTCACGCGCACGGTCGCCACGTCGGGCACGACGCTATTGCCGGTGCTCGCCCTGCTCATCTTCGGTGGCAGCGTGCTGCGCGGCTTCAGCCTCACGCTCCTCGTCGGCATCGGCATCGGCACCTTCTCGAGCATCTTCATCCTGTCGCCCCTCGTGGTGTGGGTGCGCGAGTGGCAGCAGCGCAACGCCGCGTCGAGCCGCGGCGGCGGCAGGCGGACCGCGAAGGCCTGA